From Novosphingobium resinovorum, the proteins below share one genomic window:
- a CDS encoding glycine--tRNA ligase subunit alpha has translation MTAAKQPLSFQDMILTLHNFWSAQGCLILQPYDMRMGAGTFHPATTLRALGPEPWKAAYVQPSRRPTDGRYGENPNRLQHYYQYQVILKPNPENLQELYLQSLAEIGVDPLEHDIRFVEDDWESPTLGAWGLGWEVWCDGMEVTQFTYFQQMGGFDCKPVAGELTYGLERLAMYIQGVDSVYDLRFNNEGVSYGDVFLANEQQQSKYNFEIADTDALFAGFKAAEAECMRCIDAKVPLAAYDQAIEASHLFNLLQARGVISVQERASYMARVRDLAKGSCQAWIDVNKDKWEAKFPGWTV, from the coding sequence ATGACCGCCGCCAAACAGCCGCTCAGCTTCCAGGACATGATCCTGACGCTCCACAACTTCTGGAGCGCGCAGGGCTGCCTCATCCTGCAGCCTTACGACATGCGCATGGGCGCAGGCACCTTCCACCCTGCTACGACGCTGCGCGCGCTCGGTCCCGAGCCGTGGAAGGCCGCTTATGTCCAGCCCTCGCGCCGCCCGACGGACGGCCGCTATGGCGAGAACCCGAACCGGCTGCAGCACTATTACCAGTATCAGGTGATCCTGAAGCCGAACCCGGAGAACCTTCAGGAACTGTACCTGCAGAGCCTCGCCGAGATCGGCGTCGATCCGCTGGAGCATGACATCCGCTTCGTCGAGGACGACTGGGAAAGCCCGACGCTGGGTGCCTGGGGTCTGGGCTGGGAAGTCTGGTGCGACGGCATGGAAGTGACGCAGTTCACCTACTTCCAGCAGATGGGCGGCTTCGACTGCAAGCCCGTCGCGGGCGAGCTGACTTACGGCCTCGAACGTCTGGCGATGTACATTCAGGGCGTGGATTCGGTCTACGACCTGCGCTTCAACAACGAAGGCGTGAGCTACGGCGACGTCTTCCTGGCGAACGAGCAGCAGCAGTCGAAGTACAACTTCGAGATCGCCGACACCGATGCGCTGTTCGCCGGCTTCAAGGCCGCCGAGGCCGAATGCATGCGCTGCATCGACGCCAAGGTGCCGCTTGCAGCTTACGACCAGGCGATCGAGGCGTCGCACCTGTTCAATCTGCTACAGGCGCGCGGCGTGATCTCGGTGCAGGAACGCGCCAGCTACATGGCCCGCGTGCGCGATCTCGCCAAGGGATCGTGTCAGGCGTGGATCGACGTGAACAAGGACAAGTGGGAAGCCAAGTTCCCCGGGTGGACCGTATGA
- a CDS encoding TraB/GumN family protein, whose product MPRVRTLIRSGLGSALLAFTALSSPLASAQETAQASAVRPALWKVADEDTTIWLFGTIHVLPEQVDWYAGPVAKALDSAQELVTEIPIDDTEQAQGTILQMAARKDGKSLRDTLSAKERTAYEGALTSIGIPAQAFDANDAWFAALMLTLIPLKTAGYSTETGIDQQVAARARARHLANHAFETVDYQIGLFDNLSEPTQRAYLDEVVEALPDVKTDVDRMVAAWKAGDADHLAELMNEDESDPEIRKVLITDRNANWAKWLKARLDKPGTVFVAVGAGHLAGPGSVQDQLAAAGVSSTRVQ is encoded by the coding sequence ATGCCCCGCGTTCGTACCCTTATTCGTAGCGGGCTCGGCTCCGCCCTGCTCGCCTTCACCGCCCTGTCGTCCCCGCTCGCCTCGGCGCAGGAGACGGCGCAAGCATCCGCCGTCCGACCGGCGCTCTGGAAAGTCGCGGACGAGGACACCACGATCTGGCTGTTCGGCACGATCCACGTCCTGCCCGAGCAGGTGGACTGGTACGCCGGTCCGGTCGCCAAGGCGCTCGACAGCGCGCAGGAATTGGTGACCGAGATACCCATAGACGACACCGAACAGGCGCAGGGCACGATCCTGCAGATGGCTGCGCGCAAGGATGGCAAGTCCCTGCGCGACACGCTCTCCGCCAAGGAGCGCACCGCCTACGAGGGCGCGCTGACATCCATCGGCATCCCGGCACAGGCTTTCGATGCCAACGATGCCTGGTTCGCCGCACTCATGCTGACGCTGATCCCGCTCAAGACCGCAGGCTACAGCACCGAGACCGGGATAGACCAGCAGGTCGCCGCCAGGGCGCGGGCGCGACATCTGGCCAACCATGCCTTCGAGACCGTCGACTACCAGATCGGCCTGTTCGACAATCTATCCGAGCCGACCCAGCGCGCCTATCTCGACGAAGTGGTCGAAGCGCTGCCCGACGTGAAAACCGACGTCGACAGGATGGTCGCCGCGTGGAAGGCAGGCGATGCCGACCACCTCGCCGAACTGATGAACGAAGACGAGAGCGATCCGGAAATCCGCAAGGTGCTGATCACCGATCGTAATGCCAACTGGGCGAAGTGGCTCAAGGCGCGCCTCGACAAGCCGGGTACGGTGTTCGTCGCGGTAGGCGCCGGGCATCTCGCCGGGCCGGGCAGCGTGCAGGACCAGCTTGCGGCGGCTGGCGTTTCCTCGACCCGGGTACAGTAG